In Procambarus clarkii isolate CNS0578487 chromosome 58, FALCON_Pclarkii_2.0, whole genome shotgun sequence, one genomic interval encodes:
- the LOC138353585 gene encoding uncharacterized protein, translated as MAHLKARDEATGEEPSRAPAVGEPEITEEAWGDSSVVECKTGNVEDAAGGTAKEERARGAAEAGGKRSPAAMGGARARGPTATGEARGPAVTGKARDTAATRGARSTASTRGARARGTAATGGGRNQQGSRTEGH; from the coding sequence ATGGCTCACCTCAAGGCTCGAGATGAGGCCACTGGGGAAGAACCGTCCCGGGCACCTGCAGTGGGAGAGCCCGAAATTACGGAGGAAGCATGGGGAGATTCTTCAGTAGTAGAGTGTAAAACTGGAAATGTTGAAGATGCAGCTGGAGGCACAGCTAAGGAGGAAAGGGCACGAGGTGCAGCTGAAGCAGGAGGAAAGAGAAGCCCAGCTGCGATGGGAGGAGCAAGAGCACGAGGCCCAACTGCAACGGGAGAAGCGCGAGGCCCAGCTGTGACAGGAAAAGCAAGAGacacagctgcgacgagaggagcgagaagcacagcttcaACGAGAGGAgcgagagcgagaggcacagctgcgacGGGAGGAGGTAGAAACCAACAAGGAAGTCGAACTGAGGGGCATTGA